Proteins found in one Flavobacterium channae genomic segment:
- a CDS encoding class I SAM-dependent methyltransferase, translating into MEANDYLNINKQTWNNKVEIHINSDFYDMEGFLKGKSTLNSIELDLLGDVSDKKVLHLQCHFGQDTMTLARMGAKATGIDLSDKAIEKAREINNNLNLDATFICCDIYDLPNHLDEKFDIVFTSYGTIGWFPDLDKWGKIISHFLKPDGKFVFAEFHPVVWMFDNNFKEVFYNYFNVEPILEDESGTYADKEASLQTTTITWNHPISEVLNALISNELAINCFNEFDYSPYNCFNQTEEFDSEGSEKKFRIKHLENKIPMVYSLSATKK; encoded by the coding sequence ATGGAAGCTAATGATTACCTTAATATCAACAAACAGACTTGGAATAACAAAGTAGAGATTCATATAAACTCTGATTTCTATGACATGGAAGGTTTTCTGAAAGGAAAATCAACATTAAATTCGATTGAATTGGATTTACTTGGAGATGTTTCAGACAAAAAAGTGTTGCACTTACAATGTCATTTCGGTCAAGACACCATGACTTTAGCTAGAATGGGCGCCAAAGCTACCGGAATTGATTTGTCTGACAAAGCCATTGAAAAAGCTAGAGAAATCAACAATAATTTGAATTTAGATGCAACTTTCATTTGTTGCGATATTTATGATTTGCCGAATCATTTAGACGAAAAATTCGATATTGTTTTCACAAGTTATGGCACAATTGGTTGGTTTCCCGATTTAGACAAATGGGGAAAAATAATTTCGCATTTCTTAAAACCTGATGGAAAATTTGTCTTTGCCGAATTCCATCCTGTAGTTTGGATGTTTGACAATAATTTTAAAGAGGTTTTCTATAATTATTTCAATGTCGAACCTATTTTAGAAGACGAATCGGGAACTTATGCCGATAAAGAAGCTTCACTTCAAACCACAACCATTACTTGGAATCATCCGATTTCAGAAGTCTTAAACGCTTTGATTTCAAATGAATTGGCTATTAATTGTTTTAACGAATTTGATTATTCTCCTTACAATTGTTTCAATCAAACCGAAGAATTTGATTCCGAAGGTTCGGAAAAAAAATTCCGAATCAAGCATTTGGAAAACAAAATTCCAATGGTATATTCGCTTTCGGCAACTAAAAAATAA
- a CDS encoding thioredoxin family protein, which translates to MAQTPSNMLPLGTIAPDFNLKDTNATDFKTFSDCKGEKGTVVMFICNHCPFVHHVMEEVIRVVNDYRVQGIGFVAISSNDVVKYPQDAPELMTEFAFENGFEFPYLYDETQEVAKAYDAACTPDFYLFDNQNKLVYRGQLDDSRPANGIPLSGSDLRSAIDGVVMNRLINPEQKPSIGCNIKWK; encoded by the coding sequence ATGGCTCAAACTCCTTCTAACATGTTACCACTAGGCACTATTGCTCCAGATTTCAATTTGAAAGATACTAATGCTACTGATTTTAAAACTTTTTCTGATTGTAAAGGTGAAAAAGGAACAGTAGTGATGTTTATTTGCAATCATTGTCCGTTTGTGCATCATGTGATGGAAGAAGTAATTCGTGTGGTGAATGATTATCGTGTGCAAGGCATTGGATTTGTGGCGATTTCAAGTAATGATGTTGTAAAATATCCACAAGATGCACCCGAATTAATGACCGAATTTGCCTTTGAAAACGGATTTGAATTCCCATATTTATATGATGAAACTCAAGAAGTAGCCAAAGCTTACGATGCGGCTTGTACGCCTGATTTTTATCTTTTTGACAATCAAAACAAACTAGTTTACCGCGGACAATTAGATGACAGCCGACCAGCCAACGGCATTCCATTAAGTGGTTCCGATTTACGAAGTGCAATTGATGGTGTGGTTATGAATAGATTAATTAATCCAGAGCAGAAACCTAGTATTGGTTGTAATATTAAGTGGAAGTAA
- the trmD gene encoding tRNA (guanosine(37)-N1)-methyltransferase TrmD codes for MRIDIITVLPELMRSPFEASIMKRAIQKELVEVHFHNLRDYTTNKQRSVDDYQFGGGAGMVMMVQPIDDCISKLKSERTYDEIIYMTPDGETLNQKMANSISMYENIMILCGHYKGVDQRVRDMHITREISIGDYVLSGGEIGAIVFCDAIIRLIPGVLSDETSALTDSFQDNLLSPPIYTRPAEYKGLKVPEVLLSGNFGKIEKWREDMAYEHTKNRRPDLLED; via the coding sequence ATGCGAATTGATATTATTACCGTTTTACCAGAATTAATGCGAAGTCCATTTGAGGCTTCAATAATGAAACGTGCTATTCAAAAAGAATTGGTAGAAGTACATTTTCACAATTTAAGAGATTACACTACCAATAAACAAAGAAGTGTGGATGATTATCAATTTGGTGGAGGTGCTGGTATGGTAATGATGGTGCAACCCATAGACGATTGTATTTCGAAACTAAAAAGTGAAAGAACTTACGACGAAATTATATACATGACGCCAGATGGTGAAACCCTTAATCAAAAAATGGCGAACTCAATTTCGATGTATGAAAATATAATGATTTTGTGTGGCCATTACAAAGGTGTTGATCAACGTGTACGCGACATGCACATAACACGAGAAATTTCGATTGGTGATTATGTATTGAGTGGTGGAGAAATTGGAGCAATTGTTTTCTGCGATGCTATTATTAGGTTAATTCCAGGAGTTTTGAGTGATGAAACTTCAGCATTAACAGATAGTTTCCAAGATAATTTATTATCTCCTCCTATTTATACTCGTCCTGCTGAATATAAAGGATTGAAAGTTCCTGAAGTACTATTGAGTGGTAATTTTGGAAAAATTGAAAAATGGCGTGAGGACATGGCTTATGAGCATACCAAAAATAGAAGACCCGATTTATTAGAAGACTAA
- a CDS encoding BLUF domain-containing protein, giving the protein MQRIIYLSSGVKIFSDEEINELLNVSRVNNQKSGITGLLLYSDGNFMQILEGKKEAIENTYSKILTDSRHRNIILISNETIKKRNFSEWKMGYSVINPDFLKKHPEINPFKVQKTSKIDTIITTFIETFLNSFRNTVLYN; this is encoded by the coding sequence ATGCAACGCATAATATATTTAAGCTCAGGAGTAAAAATTTTTTCTGACGAAGAAATCAATGAGCTATTAAATGTTTCAAGAGTTAATAATCAAAAAAGTGGTATAACAGGATTACTGCTTTATTCAGATGGTAATTTCATGCAAATTTTAGAAGGGAAAAAAGAAGCAATTGAAAACACTTATAGTAAAATCCTAACCGACTCAAGACATAGAAACATAATACTGATTTCAAATGAGACCATTAAGAAGAGAAACTTTTCAGAATGGAAAATGGGATATAGTGTTATCAATCCTGATTTTCTGAAAAAACATCCAGAAATTAATCCTTTTAAAGTTCAAAAAACTTCGAAAATAGATACAATAATAACCACTTTTATAGAAACATTTTTAAATTCATTCCGAAATACAGTACTTTACAATTAA
- a CDS encoding quinone-dependent dihydroorotate dehydrogenase, which produces MYKIFIRPLLFCFDPEKVHYFTFSLIRFLNKIPGFSSLFQALYEVKDARLEREVFGIKFKNPVGLAAGFDKDAKLYQELSNFGFGFIEIGTLTPVGQEGNPKKRLFRLKEDNAIINRMGFNNGGVKEAVERLKRNKGVLIGGNIGKNKVTPNEEAVKDYEICFEALFPFVDYFVVNVSSPNTPNLRELQDKKPLTELLQTLQDKNNSKPKQKPILIKIAPDLTDEQLLDIIDIVNETKIAGVIATNTTISREGLQSENKSEMGGLSGKPLTKRSTEVIRFLSEKSNKSFPIIGVGGIHTAEDAIEKLNAGASLVQLYTGFIYEGPALVKAINKKILENS; this is translated from the coding sequence ATGTACAAAATCTTCATTCGTCCGTTACTTTTCTGTTTTGATCCAGAAAAAGTGCATTATTTTACTTTTTCATTGATTCGTTTTCTGAATAAAATTCCAGGTTTTTCAAGTTTGTTTCAAGCGCTTTATGAAGTTAAAGATGCTCGTTTAGAAAGAGAAGTTTTCGGAATTAAATTCAAAAATCCGGTTGGATTAGCGGCAGGATTTGATAAAGATGCAAAGTTATATCAAGAGTTATCAAATTTTGGTTTCGGATTTATTGAAATTGGAACATTAACTCCTGTAGGGCAAGAAGGAAATCCAAAAAAACGTTTGTTTCGTTTAAAAGAAGACAATGCCATTATAAACCGAATGGGTTTTAATAATGGTGGTGTAAAAGAAGCGGTAGAACGCTTGAAAAGGAATAAAGGCGTTTTAATTGGTGGAAACATTGGAAAAAATAAAGTCACGCCAAACGAAGAAGCAGTAAAGGATTACGAAATCTGTTTTGAAGCCTTATTTCCGTTCGTAGATTATTTTGTAGTGAATGTGAGTTCGCCAAATACACCCAATCTTCGCGAATTGCAAGATAAAAAACCTTTGACCGAGTTATTGCAAACGCTTCAAGATAAGAACAACTCAAAACCAAAACAAAAACCAATTTTAATAAAAATCGCTCCCGATTTAACCGATGAGCAACTTTTAGACATCATTGATATCGTAAACGAAACTAAAATTGCAGGTGTAATTGCTACCAATACAACAATTTCTCGCGAGGGTTTACAATCGGAAAACAAATCAGAAATGGGTGGTTTATCTGGTAAACCATTAACGAAACGCTCTACAGAAGTGATTCGTTTTCTTTCAGAAAAAAGTAATAAGTCGTTCCCAATCATTGGAGTAGGAGGAATTCACACAGCGGAAGATGCGATTGAAAAACTGAATGCTGGTGCAAGTTTAGTACAATTGTACACAGGATTTATTTACGAAGGTCCGGCTTTAGTGAAGGCAATTAATAAAAAGATTTTGGAAAACAGCTAA
- a CDS encoding cation-translocating P-type ATPase, with amino-acid sequence MSDSKKTSTGLTDSEVIESAKKFGTNSIEHQKKNHFLNSILDIVKEPMFLLLFTATSIYFITGDYGDGIFMTFAIVFVMAISVFQESRSRNAIEALKKLTQPQCKVIRKSQLIEIPTEEIVIGDCVQLEEGAFIPADGIILSSNDFSVNESILTGESLAVFKSNESENKQVFQGTIVASGLAICEVTAIGNKTQLGKIGSSLNAIEEEKTPLQIQIGNFVTKMSIIGLVIFAIVWAINYYNSRLVLDSLLKALTLAMSVIPEEIPVAFTTFMALGAWRLMKMGIITKQTKTVETLGSATVICTDKTGTITENRMSLAELYLFKSNSIVATTQKPNPEAEEIINYAMWSSEPIPFDAMEIAIHEAYSNFESEDERPHFKMVHEYPLSGKPPMMTHVFENESGKKIIAAKGAPEALITVSHLTEIEKNQILEAMKAIMQKGFRVLGVGVSDFEGTDYPVTQQELKFHFKGLVAFYDPPKHNIQAVFETFYKAGIQVKIVTGDNAETTSTIARQVGFKNADKVLNGDELMAMDEATLKEKVMETAIFTRMFPEAKLRIIKALKANNQIVAMTGDGVNDGPALKSAHIGIAMGKKGTEIAKQAANLILVDDNFERMTDAIAMGRKIYINLKKAIQYIISIHIPIILIVFIPLALGWMYPNIFTPVHIIFLEIIMGPTCSIIYENEPMEDNLMLQKPRPLSTTFFKLKEVLISIIQGLVITLGLLFIYQYAIGAQMSENGTRTLIFLTLITSNIVLTLANRSFYYSIFKTIQYKNNLVGLIIGITILLTGLILFIPAFSNFFLFEMVSGSQIGLCVLVGTISVLWVEIYKAFKRRKTD; translated from the coding sequence AAAAAACCATTTTCTGAACTCCATTTTAGATATCGTTAAGGAACCAATGTTTCTTTTACTTTTTACCGCTACGAGTATTTATTTCATAACAGGAGATTATGGTGATGGTATTTTTATGACTTTTGCAATTGTGTTTGTAATGGCTATTTCGGTTTTTCAAGAATCTAGAAGTCGTAATGCGATTGAAGCCTTAAAAAAACTAACCCAACCACAATGTAAAGTCATTAGAAAGAGTCAACTAATTGAAATTCCAACCGAAGAAATTGTAATTGGCGATTGTGTTCAATTGGAAGAAGGCGCTTTCATTCCCGCAGACGGAATTATTCTTTCATCCAACGATTTTTCGGTCAACGAATCTATTTTAACGGGTGAATCTTTAGCCGTGTTCAAATCGAATGAATCCGAAAATAAACAAGTTTTCCAAGGTACTATTGTAGCTTCTGGACTTGCTATTTGCGAAGTAACCGCAATTGGAAATAAAACGCAATTAGGAAAAATTGGTTCGAGTTTGAATGCGATTGAAGAAGAAAAAACGCCTCTACAAATTCAAATTGGGAATTTCGTCACCAAAATGTCGATTATAGGTTTGGTCATATTTGCCATTGTTTGGGCGATAAATTACTATAATTCAAGATTGGTTTTAGACAGTTTATTGAAAGCGCTAACCTTAGCCATGAGCGTTATTCCAGAGGAAATTCCGGTAGCCTTCACCACTTTTATGGCTCTTGGTGCTTGGCGTTTGATGAAAATGGGAATCATTACTAAACAAACCAAAACCGTTGAAACTCTTGGAAGTGCAACCGTAATTTGCACTGATAAAACCGGAACAATTACCGAAAACAGAATGAGTTTAGCCGAATTGTACCTTTTTAAATCCAATTCGATAGTAGCAACTACACAAAAACCAAATCCTGAAGCCGAAGAAATCATAAATTATGCCATGTGGTCGAGCGAACCTATTCCGTTTGATGCGATGGAAATTGCGATTCACGAAGCATATTCTAATTTTGAAAGCGAAGACGAACGACCTCATTTTAAAATGGTTCACGAATATCCGTTAAGTGGAAAACCACCGATGATGACGCACGTTTTCGAAAACGAATCGGGTAAAAAAATCATCGCCGCTAAAGGTGCTCCTGAAGCTTTAATCACAGTCAGTCATTTAACTGAAATAGAAAAAAATCAGATTTTAGAGGCGATGAAAGCCATAATGCAAAAAGGATTCCGAGTTTTAGGCGTTGGCGTATCCGACTTTGAAGGAACAGATTATCCAGTAACCCAACAAGAATTAAAATTTCATTTCAAAGGATTAGTAGCGTTTTACGATCCACCAAAGCATAACATTCAAGCGGTTTTTGAAACATTTTACAAAGCAGGAATTCAAGTAAAAATAGTAACAGGCGATAATGCTGAAACCACTTCAACTATTGCAAGACAAGTTGGGTTTAAAAACGCCGATAAAGTATTGAATGGCGATGAATTAATGGCTATGGATGAAGCCACTTTGAAAGAGAAAGTAATGGAAACGGCTATTTTCACCAGAATGTTTCCAGAAGCAAAACTAAGAATCATCAAAGCTTTAAAAGCCAATAATCAAATCGTAGCGATGACAGGCGATGGTGTAAATGACGGACCTGCTTTAAAATCGGCACACATCGGAATTGCCATGGGTAAAAAAGGTACCGAAATTGCGAAACAAGCTGCGAATTTAATTCTAGTTGACGATAATTTCGAAAGAATGACCGATGCGATTGCTATGGGTAGAAAAATCTATATCAACCTAAAAAAAGCGATTCAATACATAATTTCGATTCATATTCCCATTATTTTAATCGTGTTTATTCCATTAGCGTTAGGTTGGATGTATCCCAATATTTTCACACCCGTTCATATTATTTTCTTAGAAATTATTATGGGACCAACTTGCTCCATTATTTATGAAAATGAACCTATGGAAGACAATTTAATGCTACAAAAACCAAGACCACTAAGCACAACTTTCTTTAAGCTAAAAGAAGTACTCATTAGCATCATTCAAGGATTAGTAATTACATTAGGATTGTTATTTATTTATCAATATGCGATTGGAGCGCAAATGTCGGAAAATGGAACTAGAACGTTGATATTTTTAACTTTAATTACTTCTAACATTGTATTAACGTTAGCCAATCGTTCGTTTTATTATTCGATTTTCAAAACGATTCAGTACAAAAATAATTTGGTAGGATTGATTATAGGAATCACTATATTATTAACTGGATTAATACTGTTTATTCCTGCATTTTCCAACTTTTTCTTATTTGAAATGGTAAGTGGTTCCCAAATAGGATTATGTGTATTAGTAGGAACAATTTCAGTACTTTGGGTCGAAATTTACAAAGCGTTTAAACGAAGAAAAACTGATTAA
- the rplS gene encoding 50S ribosomal protein L19 gives MSNLVDFVNNEFVTKKDFPEFGAGDTITVYYEIKEGEKTRTQFFKGVVIQRRGAGATETFTIRKMSGSVGVERIFPVNMPALQKVEVNQRGKVRRARIYYFRDLTGKKAKIKERRYKN, from the coding sequence ATGTCAAATTTAGTTGATTTCGTTAATAACGAATTTGTTACAAAAAAAGATTTCCCTGAGTTTGGTGCTGGTGATACAATCACTGTGTACTATGAAATTAAAGAGGGTGAAAAAACTAGAACTCAGTTCTTCAAAGGAGTTGTAATCCAAAGAAGAGGTGCTGGAGCAACTGAAACTTTCACAATTCGTAAAATGTCTGGTTCTGTTGGTGTAGAGCGTATCTTCCCAGTTAACATGCCAGCTTTACAAAAAGTTGAAGTTAACCAAAGAGGTAAAGTTCGTAGAGCTCGTATCTACTACTTCAGAGATCTTACTGGTAAAAAAGCTAAAATCAAAGAAAGAAGATACAAAAACTAA
- a CDS encoding peptidylprolyl isomerase, whose protein sequence is MENGIYAKFNTSRGTILVKLTHDLTPGTVGNFVGLAEGQLENSARPMGKPYYDGLKFHRVIPDFMIQGGCPQGQGTGGPGYNFDDEFHPTLRHDGPGVLSMANAGPGTNGSQFFITHIETAWLDGKHTVFGHVVEGQDVVDAIAQGDTIDTLEIVRVGEEAQKWNAIEAFRTFEGSREKRIAEQKKMAEEALEKLAAGFQKTESGLRYQIIQKGTGKQAENGKKVSVHYQGALENGQVFDSSYKRKQPIDFTLGVGQVIEGWDEGIALLKVGDKARFVIPSYLGYGSRGAGGVIPPDATLVFDVELMDVK, encoded by the coding sequence ATGGAAAACGGAATATACGCTAAATTCAATACTTCAAGAGGTACTATTTTAGTAAAATTAACGCACGATTTAACACCAGGAACGGTTGGGAATTTCGTAGGATTAGCAGAAGGTCAATTAGAAAATTCAGCACGTCCAATGGGAAAACCATATTACGACGGATTAAAATTTCACCGTGTAATTCCTGATTTTATGATACAAGGTGGTTGTCCTCAAGGGCAAGGAACAGGTGGTCCTGGTTACAACTTTGATGATGAGTTTCACCCAACTTTACGTCACGATGGACCTGGAGTTTTATCGATGGCAAACGCTGGACCTGGAACAAATGGTTCTCAATTCTTCATTACACATATTGAAACGGCTTGGTTAGACGGAAAACACACAGTTTTTGGTCACGTTGTCGAAGGACAAGATGTGGTAGATGCAATTGCTCAAGGGGATACGATTGATACGTTAGAAATTGTAAGAGTAGGAGAAGAAGCTCAAAAATGGAATGCTATCGAAGCTTTCAGAACATTTGAAGGTTCAAGAGAAAAAAGAATTGCAGAGCAAAAAAAAATGGCAGAGGAAGCTTTGGAAAAATTAGCTGCTGGTTTTCAAAAGACTGAAAGTGGTTTACGTTACCAAATCATCCAAAAAGGAACTGGTAAACAAGCTGAAAACGGTAAAAAAGTATCAGTTCATTATCAAGGAGCATTAGAAAATGGACAAGTTTTTGATTCTTCCTACAAAAGAAAACAACCAATTGACTTCACTTTAGGTGTTGGACAAGTTATCGAAGGTTGGGACGAAGGTATTGCTTTATTGAAAGTGGGAGACAAAGCTCGTTTTGTAATTCCATCTTATTTAGGATACGGTTCTAGAGGTGCTGGAGGGGTTATTCCACCAGATGCAACTTTAGTATTTGATGTAGAATTAATGGATGTTAAATAA
- a CDS encoding hydroxymethylglutaryl-CoA lyase: protein MNEIKIIECPRDAMQGIKPFIPTEKKVKYIQSLLRVGFDTIDFGSFVSPKAIPQMQDTVEVLAQLDLSATNSKLLAIIANTQGAQNASVHKEIQYLGFPFSISENFQMRNTHKTIAESLVTLQEILEIADKSNKEVVTYISMGFGNPYGDPWNVEIVGEWTEKLANMGVKILSLSDTVGSSTPEVIDYLFSNLIPKYPNIEFGAHLHTTPDKWFEKIDAAYNAGCRRYDGAIQGFGGCPMAKDDLTGNMPTEKLLSYFTTKRENTNTSPMSFESAYNEATKLFGEFH, encoded by the coding sequence ATGAACGAAATCAAAATTATCGAGTGTCCGCGCGATGCCATGCAAGGTATCAAACCGTTTATTCCTACTGAAAAAAAGGTAAAATACATCCAATCGTTATTGCGTGTAGGCTTTGATACTATTGATTTTGGAAGTTTTGTTTCGCCAAAAGCGATTCCGCAAATGCAAGATACGGTTGAGGTTTTGGCTCAATTGGATTTGTCTGCTACCAACAGCAAATTATTAGCGATTATTGCCAATACACAAGGTGCACAAAATGCTTCTGTTCATAAAGAAATTCAATATTTAGGTTTTCCTTTTTCGATTTCGGAGAACTTTCAAATGCGAAATACGCACAAAACGATTGCTGAAAGTTTGGTGACACTTCAAGAGATTTTAGAAATCGCTGATAAATCGAATAAGGAAGTGGTTACCTATATTTCAATGGGGTTTGGAAATCCGTATGGAGATCCATGGAATGTTGAAATTGTTGGCGAATGGACAGAAAAATTGGCGAATATGGGTGTGAAAATCCTTTCGCTTTCGGATACCGTTGGAAGTTCCACTCCAGAAGTAATTGATTACTTATTTTCTAATTTGATTCCGAAATATCCAAACATCGAATTTGGTGCGCATCTTCATACTACGCCAGACAAATGGTTTGAAAAAATTGATGCGGCTTACAATGCAGGTTGTCGTCGTTATGATGGCGCCATTCAAGGTTTTGGCGGTTGTCCTATGGCAAAAGACGATTTAACAGGAAACATGCCTACGGAGAAATTATTATCGTATTTCACTACCAAAAGAGAAAATACGAATACGAGTCCAATGAGTTTTGAAAGTGCTTATAATGAAGCGACTAAGTTATTTGGTGAATTTCATTAA
- a CDS encoding NADP-dependent isocitrate dehydrogenase: protein MSNQSKIMYTITDEAPMLATHSFLPIVKAFTKPANIEIETRDISLAGRILANFPEFLNEDQKVGDALTELGQLANTPEANIIKLPNISASVIQLKEAIAELQSQGFNIPSYPEEPQNDTEKEIKAKYAKVLGSAVNPVLREGNSDRRAPKAVKNYAKANPHRMGTWAADSKTEVAHMNSGDFYGTENSTTVEKDGKFRIVFNSDNGTTSVLKDFANLKAGEVIDSSVMNLNALKQFAAATIADAKAKNVMLSAHLKATMMKVSDPIIFGAIVETFFADVYNKYADLFKSLDINPNNGLQDLYNKITGNAQEAEIKQAISNALANGPRVAMVNSDKGITNFHVSSDIIVDASMAALARSGGKMWNAEGKEEDTIAIIPDRSYAGFYSACIDEMKQNGALDPKTIGSVPNVGLMAQKAEEYGSHDKTFQLKENGVVNVEDENGNVLLSQKVEAGDIFRMCQTKDAPIQDWVKLAVNRARLSDTPAIFWLDKDRAHDREIIKKVEKYLKDYDTAGLDIRIMDVKDAMKETLRIIRTGKDVISVSGNVLRDYLTDLFPILELGTSAKMLSIVPLMNGGGLFETGAGGSAPKHVEQFVEEGYLRWDSLGEFLALQASLEHLAQTLNNTKAQVLADTLDEANAKFLAEDKSPARKVGGIDNRGSHFYLALYWAEALANQTKDAELKAKFSPIAEEMIANVSKIDIELIAAQGKAQEIKGYYHPSFELTDKAMRPSNTLNTILAKLN, encoded by the coding sequence ATGTCCAATCAATCCAAAATAATGTATACGATTACGGATGAGGCGCCAATGTTGGCAACTCACTCGTTTTTACCTATTGTAAAGGCTTTTACAAAACCAGCAAATATTGAAATTGAAACTAGAGATATTTCACTAGCTGGAAGAATATTAGCAAATTTTCCTGAATTTTTAAATGAAGACCAAAAAGTTGGTGATGCACTTACAGAATTAGGTCAATTAGCAAATACTCCAGAAGCTAACATTATTAAATTACCAAACATTTCGGCTTCAGTAATTCAATTAAAAGAAGCAATTGCTGAATTACAATCACAAGGATTTAATATCCCTAGTTATCCTGAAGAACCTCAAAACGATACTGAAAAAGAAATCAAAGCAAAATATGCTAAAGTTTTAGGTTCAGCAGTAAATCCAGTATTACGTGAAGGAAACTCTGATCGTAGAGCGCCAAAGGCAGTTAAAAACTACGCAAAAGCAAATCCTCACAGAATGGGAACTTGGGCTGCAGATAGCAAAACAGAAGTAGCTCACATGAATTCAGGTGATTTCTACGGAACTGAAAACTCTACAACTGTTGAAAAAGACGGAAAATTCCGAATCGTTTTCAATTCAGATAACGGAACAACTTCAGTTTTAAAAGATTTCGCTAATTTAAAAGCTGGAGAAGTTATTGATAGTTCTGTTATGAACTTAAACGCTTTAAAGCAATTTGCAGCAGCTACAATTGCTGATGCTAAAGCTAAAAACGTAATGCTTTCAGCCCACTTGAAAGCAACAATGATGAAAGTTTCTGATCCAATTATCTTTGGTGCTATTGTTGAAACTTTCTTCGCTGATGTTTACAATAAATATGCTGATTTATTCAAATCATTAGATATTAATCCAAATAACGGATTACAAGATTTATACAATAAAATTACTGGAAATGCACAGGAAGCTGAAATTAAACAAGCTATTTCTAATGCATTAGCTAACGGCCCACGTGTTGCCATGGTAAATTCAGACAAAGGAATTACCAACTTCCATGTTTCTTCAGATATTATTGTTGATGCTTCGATGGCAGCTTTAGCACGTAGCGGAGGTAAAATGTGGAATGCTGAAGGAAAAGAAGAAGACACAATTGCTATTATTCCAGATCGTTCTTACGCTGGTTTTTACTCAGCTTGTATTGATGAAATGAAACAAAATGGAGCATTAGACCCAAAAACTATTGGTTCTGTTCCAAACGTTGGATTAATGGCTCAAAAAGCAGAAGAATATGGCTCTCACGATAAAACATTCCAATTAAAAGAAAATGGAGTTGTAAACGTAGAAGATGAAAATGGAAATGTTTTATTATCTCAAAAAGTTGAAGCAGGAGACATTTTCAGAATGTGTCAAACAAAAGATGCTCCTATCCAAGATTGGGTAAAATTAGCTGTAAATAGAGCAAGATTATCTGATACCCCAGCTATTTTCTGGTTAGATAAAGATAGAGCGCATGATAGAGAAATAATCAAAAAAGTTGAAAAATACCTAAAAGATTACGATACTGCAGGTTTAGACATTCGTATTATGGATGTTAAAGATGCGATGAAAGAAACTTTACGAATTATCCGCACAGGTAAAGATGTGATTTCTGTTTCTGGAAATGTATTACGTGATTACTTAACAGACTTATTCCCTATTTTAGAATTAGGAACGTCTGCAAAAATGTTATCAATAGTTCCATTAATGAATGGTGGTGGCTTGTTTGAAACTGGTGCAGGTGGATCTGCTCCAAAACACGTTGAACAATTTGTAGAAGAAGGCTACTTACGTTGGGATTCATTAGGTGAATTCTTAGCATTACAAGCATCTTTAGAGCATTTAGCGCAAACTCTAAACAATACTAAAGCACAAGTTTTAGCAGATACATTAGATGAAGCAAATGCAAAATTCTTAGCAGAAGACAAATCGCCAGCAAGAAAAGTAGGTGGAATCGACAATAGAGGTTCGCATTTTTACTTAGCATTGTATTGGGCTGAAGCATTAGCAAATCAAACTAAAGACGCTGAATTAAAAGCTAAATTTAGCCCTATTGCAGAAGAGATGATTGCTAACGTATCTAAAATTGATATTGAATTAATCGCTGCTCAAGGAAAAGCGCAAGAAATAAAAGGTTACTATCATCCAAGTTTTGAATTAACAGACAAAGCAATGCGACCAAGTAACACATTAAATACTATCTTAGCTAAATTAAACTAA